The following are encoded together in the Primulina tabacum isolate GXHZ01 chromosome 18, ASM2559414v2, whole genome shotgun sequence genome:
- the LOC142533509 gene encoding uncharacterized protein LOC142533509 isoform X2 produces MASLICNQNSHFYFPRKTNALPLSTNSHVAPSSSSRASQFSPKLMHRISRASSQDLPTELIEDSKFVPLNAEDEKYGPPALLLLGFQIEDSAEIKQLLKELDGEFLKIIFCTEDMLNLSLWQAVNAEQSNLEASMVAASLPRICFLSGLTGEEMMMFIDAFPECGLEPPVFAALVPNSADKPVTELIEEIMGDHQMLSARKMS; encoded by the exons ATGGCTTCTTTAATCTGCAACCAAAATTCTCATTTCTACTTTCCCCGTAAAACTAATGCACTGCCATTATCTACGAACTCGCATGTCGCGCCTTCCTCTTCTTCACGGGCTTCTCAGTTCAGCCCCAAGCTTATGCACAGAATCTCAAGAGCATCTTCTCA AGATCTTCCCACGGAGTTGATAGAGGATTCCAAGTTTGTTCCCTTAAATGCTGAGGATGAAAAATACGGTCCACCT GCTTTGTTGTTACTGGGGTTTCAGATAGAAGATTCAGCAGAG ATAAAACAACTTCTGAAAGAGTTGGATGGCGAGTTTCTCAAG ATTATCTTTTGTACTGAAGACATGCTTAATCTTTCGTTGTGGCAAGCTGTGAATGCTGAACAATCAAATCTGGAAGCATCTATG GTTGCGGCGTCACTGCCACGGATTTGCTTCCTATCAGGTCTTACTGGGGAGGAGATGATGATGTTTATTGACGCCTTTCCCGAATGTG GTTTAGAACCTCCAGTCTTTGCTGCTCTTGTTCCAAATAGTGCTGACAAACCTGTAACAGAATTAATCGAAGAGATTATGGGCGATCATCAAATGCTA TCTGCAAGGAAAATGAGCTAG
- the LOC142533583 gene encoding uncharacterized protein LOC142533583 isoform X1 — translation MAMRSVITRSGVRGLMEGRKGTWALWPRYYADGKGRILSEEERAQETVYIQKMERERAEKLKKKAELEKAEKEKAGKKAEEQTQKS, via the exons ATGGCGATGAGATCTGTGATAACACGCAGCGGAGTTCGTGGTTTAATGGAAGGAAGAAAGGGAACATGGGCTCTGTGGCCCCGTTATTACGCTGATGGCAAAGGTCGAATTCTGAGCGAGGAAGAACGCGCTCAGGAAACCGTCTACATTCAG AAAATGGAGAGGGAGAGAGCGGAAAAGTTGAAGAAGAAGGCCGAGCTTGAAAAAGCTGAGAAGGAGAAAGCTGGCAAG AAGGCTGAAGAACAGACTCAAAAAAGCTGA
- the LOC142532926 gene encoding uncharacterized protein LOC142532926 isoform X1, which translates to MEKSAWVKTTHNSRIPSPYYSNRLIDSQRKPISINETHIKFGIDFQPIKVQGLALQSSSYDEGGSIAQPGAESLQLSMNLEPISSESQFDRVVAEAQQLEESVVLLWMASWCRKCIYLKPKLEKLAAEYYPSIRFYAIDVNNVPHKLVVRAGVTELFLPTYDFLCIYAYANFLEFDGKLFLSFHVSAPFDYKNLNRECPQSSFGGMGRNSRR; encoded by the exons ATGGAAAAATCGGCGTGGGTCAAAACAACCCACAATTCAAGAATTCCATCGCCCTACTATTCAAATCGCTTGATTGATTCTCAGAGAAAACCCATTTCCATcaatgaaacacatatcaagtTTGGGATTGACTTCCAGCCGATTAAGGTTCAGGGATTAGCATTACAGAGTAGCAGTTATGATGAAGGAGGCTCGATTGCCCAACCGGGTGCGGAAAGCTTGCAGCTTTCGATGAATCTGGAGCCCATTTCCAGTGAATCCCAGTTCGATAGAGTCGTTGCCGAGGCTCAACAGCTCGAAGAATCTGTTGTGCTTTTGTG GATGGCAAGTTGGTGCCGGAAATGTATATATTTGAAACCAAAGCTGGAAAAATTAGCAGCTGAATATTATCCAAG TATACGATTTTATGCAATTGATGTCAATAATGTTCCCCACAAGCTCGTTGTTCGTGCTGGAGTTACT GAGCTGTTTTTGCCCACTTATGATTTTCTTTGTATCTATGCTTATGCAAACTTTCTGGAATTTGATGGAAAACTTTTTCTATCTTTCCATGTTTCTGCACCCTTTGACTACAAAAATCTGAACAGAGAATGCCCACAATCCAG CTTTGGAGGGATGGGAAGAAACAGTCGGAGGTGA
- the LOC142533261 gene encoding nudix hydrolase 1-like — MMSSPPEQVVGVGVFLLKGTKVLLGRRRTAVGFGTFALPGGHLEFGESFEGCAVREVKEETGLDITGMELVTVTNNVLSEPKSVQLIAVLLRAVLSDSDQTPINLEPEKCDGWDWYDWDHLPRPLFPPLETVVLRGINPLPAN; from the coding sequence ATGATGTCATCGCCACCGGAGCAAGTAGTCGGTGTTGGGGTGTTTCTGTTGAAGGGCACCAAAGTGCTTCTCGGCCGCCGCCGCACAGCCGTTGGTTTCGGCACCTTCGCTCTTCCGGGCGGCCACCTGGAATTCGGCGAAAGTTTTGAGGGATGCGCAGTGAGGGAGGTGAAGGAGGAGACGGGACTGGATATCACGGGGATGGAGCTCGTGACGGTGACAAACAACGTTCTTTCAGAACCGAAATCGGTGCAGTTGATTGCCGTCCTGTTGCGTGCAGTTCTTTCTGATAGTGATCAAACGCCGATCAATCTTGAACCTGAGAAATGCGATGGATGGGATTGGTACGATTGGGACCATCTTCCTCGGCCTTTGTTTCCGCCATTGGAGACCGTGGTGCTGAGAGGCATAAATCCGTTGCCAGCAAATTAG
- the LOC142533583 gene encoding uncharacterized protein LOC142533583 isoform X2 has translation MAMRSVITRSGVRGLMEGRKGTWALWPRYYADGKGRILSEEERAQETVYIQKMERERAEKLKKKAELEKAEKEKAGKAEEQTQKS, from the exons ATGGCGATGAGATCTGTGATAACACGCAGCGGAGTTCGTGGTTTAATGGAAGGAAGAAAGGGAACATGGGCTCTGTGGCCCCGTTATTACGCTGATGGCAAAGGTCGAATTCTGAGCGAGGAAGAACGCGCTCAGGAAACCGTCTACATTCAG AAAATGGAGAGGGAGAGAGCGGAAAAGTTGAAGAAGAAGGCCGAGCTTGAAAAAGCTGAGAAGGAGAAAGCTGGCAAG GCTGAAGAACAGACTCAAAAAAGCTGA
- the LOC142532926 gene encoding thioredoxin-like 3-2, chloroplastic isoform X2, whose translation MEKSAWVKTTHNSRIPSPYYSNRLIDSQRKPISINETHIKFGIDFQPIKVQGLALQSSSYDEGGSIAQPGAESLQLSMNLEPISSESQFDRVVAEAQQLEESVVLLWMASWCRKCIYLKPKLEKLAAEYYPSIRFYAIDVNNVPHKLVVRAGVTRMPTIQLWRDGKKQSEVIGGHKAYLVVNEIREMIENENSL comes from the exons ATGGAAAAATCGGCGTGGGTCAAAACAACCCACAATTCAAGAATTCCATCGCCCTACTATTCAAATCGCTTGATTGATTCTCAGAGAAAACCCATTTCCATcaatgaaacacatatcaagtTTGGGATTGACTTCCAGCCGATTAAGGTTCAGGGATTAGCATTACAGAGTAGCAGTTATGATGAAGGAGGCTCGATTGCCCAACCGGGTGCGGAAAGCTTGCAGCTTTCGATGAATCTGGAGCCCATTTCCAGTGAATCCCAGTTCGATAGAGTCGTTGCCGAGGCTCAACAGCTCGAAGAATCTGTTGTGCTTTTGTG GATGGCAAGTTGGTGCCGGAAATGTATATATTTGAAACCAAAGCTGGAAAAATTAGCAGCTGAATATTATCCAAG TATACGATTTTATGCAATTGATGTCAATAATGTTCCCCACAAGCTCGTTGTTCGTGCTGGAGTTACT AGAATGCCCACAATCCAG CTTTGGAGGGATGGGAAGAAACAGTCGGAGGTGATTGGAGGCCACAAAGCTTATTTGGTAGTGAATGAGATTAGAGAAATGATAGAAAATGAAAATAGCTTGTAA
- the LOC142532157 gene encoding LOW QUALITY PROTEIN: pleiotropic drug resistance protein 2-like (The sequence of the model RefSeq protein was modified relative to this genomic sequence to represent the inferred CDS: inserted 1 base in 1 codon), whose amino-acid sequence MALAPDDLAAARSLSRHSTSRRISFASVSTRSWASASVREVFTAAGQDVFQRSGRDHDDHEELMWAAIERLPTVDRVRKGILEQVMDDGKVVREEVDFANLGIQDKKHLTEYILKAVEDNERFLHRLRDRTDRVGIDIPKVEVRFEHLSVEGDAFAGSRALPTLLNSTLNVIEGIFENLRILPSTKRAVKILHDVNGIVKPSRMTLLLGPPGAGKTVLLKALAGKLDKDLRFSGRISYCGHEMSEFVPQRTCSYISQHDLHHGEMTVRETLNFSGRCLGVGTRYDLLAELSRREKEAGIKPDPQIDAFMKAISVPGQEPSLVTDYALKILGLDICADIMVGDEMRRGISGGQKKRLTTGEMLVGPAKFYCMDEISTGLDSSTTFQIVKYMKQMVQIMDVTMIISLLQPAPETFELFDDIILLSEGQIVYQGPRENILEFFESVGFKCPERKGVADFLQEVTSVKDQKQYWFNKDEPYRYISVAEFVERFSSFHVGLKLFDELCIPYDKTKAHPAALVTDRYGISNMELFKTCLSREWLLIKRNAFLXIFKTFQITVMSIIAFTVFFRTEMKYGQLADGGKFYGALFFSLINVMFNGTAELALTIVRLPVFFKQRDALFYPAWAFSLPIWLLRIPLSLMESLIWIVLTYYTIGFAPAASRFFRQLLAFFALHQMALSLFRFIAALGRTQVVANTLGTFTLLLVFVLGGFIIAKDDIKPWMIWGYYASPMMYGQNAIAINEFLDERWGSLNNDTRFSEPTVGKVLLKTRGMFTEEYMYWVCVIALFAFSILFNICFIVALTYLNPFGDSKSIITDEKTKDKNKKNTASNSSSTTDEGIDMLTRNKSGNKSSEEAIKKRGMVLPFTPLSLAFDHVNYYVDMPAEMKSKGMEETRLQLLREVSGAFRPGVLTALVGVSGAGKTTLMDVLAGRKTGGYIEGSISISGYPKNQSTFARISGYCEQTDIHSPFVTVYESIVYSAWLRLSPDVSKEARKMFVEEVMELIELNPLRDALVGLPGVDGLSTEQRKRLTIAVELVANPSIIFMDEPTSGLDARAAAIVMRTVRNTVDTGRTVVCTIHQPSIDIFEAFDELLLLKRGGQAIYAGPLGRHSCLLVEHFQSVPGVPEIKEGQNPATWMLEVSTPAMEAQLNVDFAEIYTSSELHRRNHELIKELSTPTPGSQDLYFPTQYSQSFITQCKACFWKQHLSYWRNPKYNSIRFFMTTVIGIIFGVIFWDKGQKMSKQQNLMNLLGAMYAAVMFLGGTNTSAVQAVVAVERTVFYREKAAGMYSPLPYAFAQVAIETIYIAVQTFIYSLLLYSMIGFHWRADKFFWFYFFVFMCFVYFTAYGMMLVALTPNYMIAAILMSFFLSFWNLFSGFLIPRTEIPIWWRWYYWGSPVAWTIYGLVTSQVGDKTSPLEVPGIAVDVPLKDYLDSSLGFKYDFLGAVAGAHVGWTILFCLVFAYGIKYLNFQRR is encoded by the exons ATGGCTCTTGCTCCGGATGACTTGGCAGCAGCAAGGTCCCTAAGCCGACATTCGACCAGCAGGCGGATCAGTTTCGCATCAGTCAGCACCAGAAGTTGGGCTTCTGCTAGTGTTAGGGAAGTATTCACCGCAGCAGGGCAGGATGTCTTTCAGAGAAGTGGGAGAGATCATGACGATCATGAGGAGCTTATGTGGGCTGCCATTGAGAGGCTACCGACGGTCGATCGTGTGAGAAAAGGTATTCTAGAGCAAGTGATGGATGATGGAAAGGTTGTCCGTGAGGAGGTAGATTTTGCTAATCTTGGAATTCAAGATAAAAAGCATCTCACAGAATACATTCTCAAAGCTGTGGAAGATAATGAGAGGTTTTTGCACAGGCTAAGGGATCGAACAGATAG GGTGGGAATCGACATTCCTAAAGTAGAAGTTCGGTTCGAGCATCTTTCAGTAGAAGGTGATGCATTTGCTGGATCAAGGGCACTTCCCACTCTGCTTAACTCTACTTTGAATGTGATCGAG GGGATTTTTGAAAACCTAAGGATTCTCCCTTCGACGAAGAGGGCTGTCAAGATTCTTCATGATGTTAATGGCATTGTAAAACCTTCGAG GATGACCCTGCTGCTTGGACCTCCAGGCGCTGGGAAAACTGTATTGCTAAAGGCACTTGCTGGAAAGCTAGACAAAGATCTCAGG TTTAGTGGACGAATTTCATATTGTGGCCATGAAATGTCTGAATTCGTTCCCCAAAGAACTTGTTCATATATTAGCCAGCACGACCTTCACCATGGTGAGATGACTGTTAGAGAGACGTTAAACTTTTCGGGACGCTGCTTAGGGGTTGGAACTAGATATGACCTCCTAGCAGAATTGTCAAGGAGAGAAAAGGAGGCAGGGATTAAACCTGATCCTCAAATTGATGCATTCATGAAAGCCATTTCAGTACCAGGTCAAGAACCCAGTCTCGTAACAGATTACGCTCTCAAG ATTCTTGGACTAGATATATGTGCTGATATAATGGTGGGAGACGAGATGAGAAGGGGAATCTCAGGTGGACAAAAGAAGCGGCTAACAACTG GAGAAATGTTGGTTGGACCAGCAAAATTTTACTGCATGGATGAGATTTCAACTGGTCTCGATAGTTCCACGACTTTTCAAATTGTTAAGTACATGAAGCAGATGGTTCAAATCATGGACGTGACAATGATAATCTCTCTTCTTCAGCCTGCACCTGAAACTTTTGAGCTTTTTGATGACATCATTTTGCTTTCTGAAGGACAAATTGTCTATCAAGGTCCACGTGAAAACATTCTCGAATTTTTTGAGAGTGTCGGATTCAAGTGCCCTGAGAGGAAAGGAGTGGCAGATTTTTTACAAGAGGTTACGTCCGTTAAAGACCAAAAGCAATACTGGTTTAACAAAGATGAACCCTACAGATATATTTCAGTCGCTGAGTTTGTAGAGCGCTTCAGCTCTTTCCATGTGGGACTGAAGCTTTTTGATGAGCTGTGTATCCCTTACGATAAAACTAAAGCTCATCCTGCTGCATTGGTTACTGATAGATATGGAATATCCAATATGGAATTATTCAAAACATGCCTGTCCAGGGAATGGCTCTTGATAAAACGCAACGCTTTTT TTATATTCAAGACATTCCAGATAACTGTGATGTCTATAATTGCCTTCACGGTATTCTTTAGAACAGAGATGAAATATGGTCAGTTAGCCGATGGAGGGAAATTTTATGGTGCACTCTTTTTTAGCCTCATCAATGTCATGTTTAATGGCACCGCAGAGCTCGCATTGACTATTGTTAGACTTCCTGTGTTCTTTAAACAACGGGATGCTTTGTTTTACCCTGCTTGGGCATTTTCTTTGCCAATTTGGCTTCTGAGGATTCCCCTTTCACTCATGGAATCATTAATATGGATCGTTCTTACTTATTACACTATTGGATTTGCTCCTGCTGCTAGCAG GTTTTTCCGCCAATTACTGGCATTTTTTGCACTGCATCAGATGGCTTTATCCCTTTTCCGATTTATTGCTGCACTTGGAAGAACGCAGGTTGTCGCAAACACTTTGGGTACTTTCACATTGCTACTGGTGTTTGTTCTTGGTGGTTTTATTATCGCAAAAG ATGACATTAAACCGTGGATGATTTGGGGCTATTACGCTTCTCCAATGATGTATGGCCAGAATGCTATAGCCATTAATGAATTTCTGGATGAGAGATGGGGCTCC CTGAACAACGATACAAGATTTTCTGAACCTACGGTTGGCAAGGTTCTTCTCAAGACTCGGGGCATGTTTACTGAGGAATATATGTATTGGGTTTGTGTCATTGCTCTCTTTGCCTTTTCTATTCTCTTCAACATCTGCTTCATTGTGGCACTGACATACCTGAATC CTTTCGGAGATTCAAAGTCCATTATAACTGACGAGAAAACCAAGGATAAGAACAAGAAAAATACTGCATCCAATAGTAGTTCAACCACCGACGAAG GCATAGACATGCTCACGAGGAACAAGTCTGGAAACAAATCCTCAGAGGAGGCAATAAAGAAACGAGGAATGGTGCTTCCGTTCACCCCATTGTCTCTAGCGTTTGATCATGTGAACTACTATGTTGACATGCCTGCT GAAATGAAAAGCAAAGGCATGGAAGAAACTCGgcttcaattgttgagagagGTCAGTGGAGCTTTCAGGCCTGGGGTCCTGACTGCATTAGTGGGCGTAAGTGGTGCTGGTAAGACAACATTGATGGATGTGTTGGCTGGAAGAAAAACAGGTGGATACATTGAAGGAAGTATTAGCATATCTGGTTATCCAAAAAATCAATCAACTTTTGCCCGTATCAGTGGCTATTGCGAACAAACCGACATCCATTCTCCGTTTGTCACTGTATATGAATCAATTGTGTACTCTGCTTGGTTACGGCTTTCACCTGACGTTAGCAAGGAAGCACGAAAG ATGTTCGTTGAGGAAGTGATGGAATTGATTGAGTTGAATCCACTGAGAGATGCTTTGGTTGGTCTTCCTGGGGTGGATGGTCTGTCAACAGAACAGCGAAAAAGACTTACCATAGCAGTAGAGCTGGTTGCTAACCCATCCATTATCTTCATGGATGAGCCTACATCAGGCCTCGATGCTAGAGCTGCTGCAATAGTTATGCGTACCGTGCGCAACACTGTAGATACTGGACGAACGGTTGTTTGCACAATTCATCAGCCTAGCATAGATATTTTCGAAGCTTTTGATGAG CTACTGTTACTTAAGAGAGGAGGACAAGCTATTTATGCGGGGCCTCTTGGTCGTCATTCTTGCCTTCTTGTAGAACATTTTCAA TCTGTACCCGGAGTTCCTGAGATCAAAGAAGGTCAGAATCCTGCAACTTGGATGCTGGAGGTCAGCACTCCTGCCATGGAGGCTCAGCTTAATGTGGATTTTGCAGAAATTTATACCAGCTCTGAACTACACCG GAGGAATCATGAACTAATTAAAGAACTCAGCACCCCGACTCCAGGGTCGCAAGATCTATATTTCCCAACTCAATATTCACAGTCATTTATTACACAATGCAAAGCCTGCTTCTGGAAACAGCATTTATCTTATTGGAGGAATCCAAAGTATAACTCGATCAGGTTCTTTATGACAACTGTCATCGGGATCATATTTGGAGTCATATTTTGGGACAAAGGGCAGAAAAT GTCTAAACAACAAAACCTGATGAATCTTCTTGGAGCTATGTACGCCGCTGTTATGTTTCTTGGAGGAACCAATACTTCTGCGGTGCAGGCGGTTGTAGCAGTAGAGAGGACAGTCTTCTATCGCGAAAAGGCTGCCGGGATGTATTCCCCGTTGCCTTACGCATTTGCTCAG GTTGCCATAGAGACCATTTACATCGCTGTCCAAACATTTATCTACAGCCTTCTTCTTTACTCCATGATTGGTTTCCACTGGCGAGCTGACAAGTTCTTCTGGTTCTATTTCTTTGTATTCATGTGCTTTGTCTACTTTACTGCATATGGGATGATGCTTGTAGCCCTCACTCCAAATTACATGATTGCTGCAATCCTCATGTCGTTTTTCCTCAGCTTTTGGAATTTATTCTCCGGCTTCCTTATCCCAAGAACG GAAATTCCTATATGGTGGAGATGGTATTATTGGGGTTCTCCGGTCGCGTGGACTATATATGGTTTGGTCACGTCGCAGGTCGGGGACAAGACAAGTCCACTCGAAGTACCTGGAATTGCTGTTGATGTTCCACTCAAGGATTATCTTGATAGTTCTCTAGGCTTCAAGTATGACTTTCTTGGAGCTGTTGCTGGAGCACATGTCGGCTGGACGATCCTTTTCTGTCTCGTGTTCGCTTACGGGATCAAGTACTTGAACTTCCAAAGGAGGTAG
- the LOC142533509 gene encoding uncharacterized protein LOC142533509 isoform X1 translates to MASLICNQNSHFYFPRKTNALPLSTNSHVAPSSSSRASQFSPKLMHRISRASSQSQDLPTELIEDSKFVPLNAEDEKYGPPALLLLGFQIEDSAEIKQLLKELDGEFLKIIFCTEDMLNLSLWQAVNAEQSNLEASMVAASLPRICFLSGLTGEEMMMFIDAFPECGLEPPVFAALVPNSADKPVTELIEEIMGDHQMLSARKMS, encoded by the exons ATGGCTTCTTTAATCTGCAACCAAAATTCTCATTTCTACTTTCCCCGTAAAACTAATGCACTGCCATTATCTACGAACTCGCATGTCGCGCCTTCCTCTTCTTCACGGGCTTCTCAGTTCAGCCCCAAGCTTATGCACAGAATCTCAAGAGCATCTTCTCAATCTCAAG ATCTTCCCACGGAGTTGATAGAGGATTCCAAGTTTGTTCCCTTAAATGCTGAGGATGAAAAATACGGTCCACCT GCTTTGTTGTTACTGGGGTTTCAGATAGAAGATTCAGCAGAG ATAAAACAACTTCTGAAAGAGTTGGATGGCGAGTTTCTCAAG ATTATCTTTTGTACTGAAGACATGCTTAATCTTTCGTTGTGGCAAGCTGTGAATGCTGAACAATCAAATCTGGAAGCATCTATG GTTGCGGCGTCACTGCCACGGATTTGCTTCCTATCAGGTCTTACTGGGGAGGAGATGATGATGTTTATTGACGCCTTTCCCGAATGTG GTTTAGAACCTCCAGTCTTTGCTGCTCTTGTTCCAAATAGTGCTGACAAACCTGTAACAGAATTAATCGAAGAGATTATGGGCGATCATCAAATGCTA TCTGCAAGGAAAATGAGCTAG
- the LOC142533442 gene encoding uncharacterized protein LOC142533442: MYHPSRGGVRGGRDQFNWDDVKVDKHRENYLGHSLKAPVGRWQKGKDLHWYARDKKSGSSNSDALKEEIRRIKEEEEQAMREALGLAPKRATKILGNRLDKHEFSELVKRSSTAEDLGAGHAEAAQVQGLGFSRGHRPAAESDLPSNLKSEGVEMVVSRPTLSSRNDEVSDYQSSEKKREREENRDKHGKERNREKHEGHHKQHSRDSDDHSKHKKDKGKRRNDSY; this comes from the exons ATGTATCATCCGTCAAGAGGTGGAGTTCGCGGTGGCCGTGATC AATTCAACTGGGACGATGTGAAAGTTGATAAACACCGAGAAAATTATTTAGGTCACAGTCTCAAGGCACCTGTTGGAAGATGGCAGAAAG GAAAAGACCTCCATTGGTATGCTCGTGATAAAAAATCAGGAAGTTCGAATTCGGATGCTTTGAAAGAAGAGATAAGAAGAATCAAGGAGGAAGAGGAGCAGGCCATGAGAGAGGCTCTCGGTTTAGCTCCTAAGCGTGCAACAAAAATTCTAGGGAATCGACTAGATAAACACGAATTTTCAGAACTGGTTAAACGAAGCTCAACAGCAGAAGACTTGGGAGCTGGCCATGCTGAAGCAGCTCAAGTTCAGGGTCTTGGTTTTTCTAG AGGGCATCGCCCTGCAGCAGAGTCTGATTTGCCATCTAATCTAAAGTCTGAAGGGGTTGAAATGGTCGTCTCTCGGCCGACTTTATCTTCAAGGAATGATGAAGTGTCAGATTATCAAAGTAGCGAAAAGAAAAGAGAGCGTGAGGAGAACCGAGATAAACATGGCAAGGAGAGGAACCGGGAGAAGCACGAGGGGCACCATAAGCAACATTCTCGCGATTCAGACGACCATAGTAAGCATAAGAAAGACAAGGGAAAGAGAAGGAATGACTCCTactaa